The following is a genomic window from Dryobates pubescens isolate bDryPub1 chromosome 5, bDryPub1.pri, whole genome shotgun sequence.
GTAATGCTCTTTCCAAAACTGTAAACAGCCCAGCATGCTGTCCTGAAATGCCCTGCAGGAGGAAAAGTGTTAAGGAATCAAAGCTGCCAATTACAGAGAAAATTTCTCCCTCCCCACTTCCAGAATTTCGGTGGTGCCCTGGACCATATCCAAGGCATCAGCTAATCTGAGCGTTGAATTCCGCTTCTGGTCACCCTGATTGAAGAAAACAGAACCccaacaagaagaaaacacaaagaatACCAGTCTCTCTGAGCAGTTCCTTGTTTTGGTGGTCAGCTGTTTTATCAGGAGATTTGTAATGGAAGCTGTTACTGAATCAGTTCAACACTTGTCTGGACAAGTTTGATCCAGCAAGCTGCAAGTTTTCTTTGTGCTGTGGCCTGAGAAGTATTTTCAGACCCCCTGTGTTTCATTGAAACTTTGTTAGTCAAGTTGCTGCTGGGTAGCTGTAAATAGGGTTGGTACTTCCACCTAGTTTATCTGCTAATGGTATTTAATAACATGCTGTCATTGTTTGGCTTCTTATATTTGAAAAGAACCTTTGGTGGCTATCTCTATTAAGTCTAGAGAAGGAACTAGCTCcttaaaaccaacaacaaagaaCCCCCTATCAAATAAACACAtgaaaaccccaaccccaacaagaaacccccaaccaaaccaataaaacctgcaaacaaacaaaatgaacaACAAACATCAAGAAAAACCccaatcaaaccaaaaccaaaggtaTGATCCAATAATAAGGTTAAAGGCTTCCTGCTGAAGTGAGTGAAGGTAATGCCCATGTCTGCACTTCTGTTTATCTATTTGAAGGCTCTAATTTTCTTTGCCAGCCTGCAGTGTTGCTCAGTATGTCACCAGCTAGTGGAGAGCAGTTCCTTTGTTCAGGCCAATTCAGGTAAAGGAGTAAGCTTCCTCATTATGAGGCATGGATAAAGCTTGGCCCCCAAAGGGATCCAGGCTGACACTGGAGCGCCATCCTCACTCGTGCACTGTTCCCTGAAGAGGTTCCAGCTCTGAAAAACGTTGAGCTGGTTAGCAAGGAACCGTGTAGGCATTTGAGCCCtgagtttcttttgttttctttaaggaTAGGATAAGGAGGTGAGTCAGGAGAAGCTGAAAAAATGAGGGATAGTCCCCGAGGGAAAAACATCCAAGTTGAAACATGCTCAGGATGCTCACAGAGGAAGTGTTTGTTTTAGCCAAATTGGTTCAAGCAATTAGTACACATCTGGAAAGATTCAGATAAGGTATCTTAAAGTGGATATTTGATTTTATATAGTGAAGATGACATGGTCTTTTATTAAGATGAATGCAAGAGGTTCACTAACTGCAGTTGTAGGTGTtacctcttcctttcttttccagtaTGTACACTTGCCCTGGCATAAACATAAAGATGTTTGTTAAATGTCTTGATTTCCTTGTTGCTATTGTACTTCAGGGAACACTAGTCCTTCTGCTGGGACCAAAATGTTCCCATCTGTCAGGGcttgttctttcccatgagtAATTGGCTTATCCTGCTTGGAAATCATCGGGATCTTTTTAAGTTATTTAGGTTTTGTGTCCTTTACAACTACTGAAAAGCTATTCCAAAACGTAGTACTTGAGATCTCTTCAAACTTTCAGCTTATTCCAGCTGCACATCTGGTCTTCCATTTGTGTTCATGTTTATTCTTGGGTGGTTGTAGCCCTTAGTCATTAACTGCACCCGTGTACAATATTCAACTACTGTTTTCTTgatattttctgtttgtttgtgtgtttttactAGATGGAAATAGGCTTACAGCTTCCtccaggagttgatctgctggagggtagagaggctctgcagagggacctcgacaggctgggcagatggacagagtccaacggcatgagattgaacacatccaagtgccaggttctgcacattggccacagcaaccccatgcagagctacaggctggggtcagagtggctggagagcagtcaggctgagagagacctgggggtgctggttgatggtagactgaacatgagcctgcagtgtgcccaggcagccaggagggccagtggcatcctggcctgcatcaggaacagtgtggccagcaggagcagggaggtcattctgcccctgtacactgcactggttaggccgcacctcgagtcctgtgtccagttctgggcccctcaggttaggaaggaggttgacttgctggagcgtgtccagaaaagggcaacaaggttggtgaggggcttggagcacaagccctatgaggagagattgagggagctggggttgcttagtctggagaagaggagactcaggggtgaccttattgctctctacaactacctgaagggaggttgtagacaggcggaggttggtctcttctcccaggcaaccagtaccagaacaagaggacacagtctcaggctgcaccaggggaggtttaggctggaggttaggaagaagttttacacagagagagtgattgcccactggaatgggctgcctgaggaggtggtggggtcgccgtctctgggggtgttcagggcgaggcttgacaggatgcttggttgcatggtttagttgattaggtggtgttggatgataggttggacatgatgatctcgaaggtatcttccaacatggtctattctattctattctattctattctattctattctattctattctattctattctattctattctattctattctattgaacCAGGCTTTTTACTGCCTGCATTGCTCTGAGCTATCCATCCCCTCCACGCTGCTCACCATCTGAATCCCCATGTTTCTGAACACGAGGGACTGGGGCTGTTTGTAGACTCCAGATAAAAGTTTATTAGCATttagtggagaaaaaaaaaaaagagagatgtttTCAGTTTAGTGATTCCTGTGTTGTCCTGTGCTTTCGGCTTCATCCACTCCAGTTAACTCCAGTTAACTCCAGTCTGGCTTTTTTTTGGGGCCTGGACTTTGTTAATCTGTACAGCTCCTTCTTAACCTGCTCACCACACGGCATCTTTAGGGTCTGTGTCACTTTCCAGTAAGGCTTTTATTTTGGAGAAGAGTTTCTACCTAATGTTTGGCTGACTTTCACAGAGCCTTGAAGGCTTATTTCACACTGTGGAGTTCAGCTGTTCTAAAATAGATGATCCCCATGCTGTTCACATCAAGCATCAGGGAATTTCCAGCTAGCTTCAATTTCTTCGTGGTGAATTTTCTTTTCTGGGAAGATGGATGCCTTTACTCCCTCATCACTTCAGTCCCCTCTATTGTACTTTTACAAATGAAAAGTGGTCTGCTTTGTTAGAACTCATTTTCCTGGCTTATCTCTTcaggcagctcctccctgtgagcagcagctgtctgtAAGTCATCTGCTCCAGGATTTTTTTAGTTAGagtgggaggaaaggaaaggtttgcTAATGACCACTCGAACCGCTGTCATTTAAAAGTTCATCTCTTCTTGTGTACGTGGATGATGCTTTTGTTCAGTGTAACATGAACTGAGGTGGGGTTCTCTTTAGATCTTTAAGTTCTAAGGAGATGACAGTAATATGTGGGCTtggctggaacgagtccagagaagggcaacgaagttggtgaggagtttggaacacaagccctatgaggagaggctgagggagctggggttgcttagcctggagaggaggaggctcaggagagaccttattgctctctacaactacctgaagggaagttgtagacaggtggatgttggtctcttctcccaggcagccagtaccagaacaagaggacacagtctcaggctgcaccaggggaggtttaggctggaggtgaggagaaagttctatacagagagagtgattgcccattggaatgggcttcccagggaggtggtggagtcaccatcattggatgtgttcaggaggagacttgatggggtgcttggtgccatgggttagttgtttaggtggtgctggattggttgatgggttggacgtgatgatcttgaaggtctcttccaacctggtttattattattacattgCAGCAGCGCTTCTTGGTTTGTGTATTCTAAGAAACTTAACTGTTTCTGGAGAGCTTTTGGTGGGAAACTCCAATGTATGAGACCATTCAAAAGCTGTGGaaccttagaatagaattaaccaggttggaaaagacctttgagatcatcaagtccaacctatcacccagcaccatctaatcaactaaaccatggcaccaagtgcctcatccagtctcctcttaaacacctccaatgacagtgactccaccacctccctgggcagcacattccaatggccaataactctttgtTGCTATTGGGACTACTGTATTTAGTTCTTtctcagaatattttttttcctcctttagaAAATGGGTATTAATGCTCCCTTAGCAGCTCAGAGTGTGCTAACAGCAGCAGTCTTTGCCATTGTATGTTACTTGGGTGAACTGTAGATCTAAGAGCAATGTAGATGAAAAGGTGACGCTCAGACAGGTGAAATGAATCATCTTAAGGAAGCTGGTCAAGATGCCTCTGCAGTGGCAAGGTTTTGGTCCAACACATGGTTGTGTTCATACATTATAAGCTATTGTAGAGCTGGAAGGGATTTCAGCTTGAGTTCTATCAATTGTCTGACCTTCAAAGTGATAGTAATCAGTTCCTTGAATTGATAATATTTGAATAATTCCCCAGAGACTCCTCTGTCCTCCTGTCAGTTTTTTAACACTATTCCTCTGTGAGTCACCCTTCCCAAACAGGACCTGAATCTTCACGGTGTAAAGACCTGAGGTGTCTCTTCATGcatctgttttttcttttccctctttattATGTACAGTGAAAGATAAAGAAAAGAGTTTTGAGACTagtttattttctctctggGTGTGGTATGCCTGGAGCATGTGCACAAGGCAAGGGCTGGATGTTTTCAAAACCCTCTCAAATTAAGCTTTGGCTGCAGGAATGTCAAATTTGTGCCTCAGGAATGGAAGAAGGTAGCAGAAGCTGTGGGAGAGGAAAGGTTTTTCTCTTCAATCTAATCTTTGGGGTTTAAAGCTTGTAGTCCACTGAGGTGATCCAAGTAAAAGCTGCCTTCCTgattgtttttctctctttctaggatTTCATGAAGATAAAGAACTGAAATGTGGATAGCCTCTTTGTAGCTTGGTGGTGGTTGTCATCTGGAACCTGCTGGTGTCTCTTCCAGTAGCTGGTGTAACATTGGCTGCTGAGAGCCATGAAGGTTGTACCGGAGAAGAATGCTGTCCGCATCCTGTGGGGTAGGGAACGTGGCACCCAGGCCTTGGGCGCTCAGCGGCTCCTGCAGGAGTTGGTGGAGGATAAAACTCGATGGATGAAATGGGAGGGCAAGGTAAGGTGGTGGGATAGACGTGCATGCCTTCATCTtggagtgggggaggggaggcagggattTGAAAGAATTTGGCTTGTGATTGTGCATTAGCTGAGCTACAGCTGATGTGCTCTCTGGCTCTGTTTGGTTCCTGTGGTGATGTGGTCCTAGCTGTATGCCCCTAGCGGGTTCCCCTTGTTGCCCATGGCttacagagagggacctgggggtgctgattgacacctgcctaaacatgagccagcagtgtgcccaggtggccaagagggccaatgacatcctggcctgtattaggaatagtgtggccagcaggagcagcaagtcattgtgcccctgtactctgcactggttaggccacaccttgagtcctgtgtccagttctgggcccctcagtttaagaaggacatcgagactcttgaacgtgtccagagaagggcaacaaggctggggagaggccttgagcacaagccctatgaggagaggctgagggagctgggattgtttagcctggagaagaggaggctcaggggtgacctcattgccctctacaactacctgaaaggtggttgtagccaggaaggggttggtctcttctcccaggcaaccagcaccagaacaaggggacacagtctcaagcttcaccaggggaagtttagactcaaagtgaggaaaaagttcttcactgagcgagtcattcgtcattggaatgtgctgcccagggaggtggtggagtcaccgtccctggaggtgttcaaggggagattggacatggcacttggtgccatggtctagttgtgaggtctgttgggacaggttggacttgatgatccttggggtctcttccaaccttggttatactgtgatactgttgaagtgtgatcctgtgacacttGCAACACTCCCTGCTTTGTTGGCTTTTTCAGAAAGTTGAGTTGCCAGACAGTCCACGCTCCACCTTCTTGCTGGCCTTCAGTCCAGACAGGTAATTAACTCCtagtttgtttctgtttcagcaGTCTCCTTACACTTACCAAAGTGATGCAGGCTTGTGCCTGTTGTGTTGTCCAGTCCCGAATAGCCAAGTGTAATTCCTGGTTCCTGATATGCATGGGTGGAACATGTGCACCTTCCCAATCTCACAGCTTTGAGCATAGTTGGTGTTTAATTTCTGATGTACCCAAGTGATGCATAGCTTTAAGGAAAAAGGGATCTAGCTGCACTGTGGGATTTCACAAGAAACTTGCAGGAGTAAAGGGTGTTTCAGCACAACGTGCCAAGCGATGTGGCATACCAACTGGGATGTCTAACAGACCAGAATGATGAGTGTAGTGGAAGCAGAAACGGAGGTGGGGGTCTTTCTTAGTGTCACTTAGTTGGTGTGGAGAACTGACAATATTTATTTGCTCCAGTCACTTGGGATTTCCTTCTGAGCTGTGCATGTTCATTCTGACTTTCAAGGTCAAGTTTGTGCTTGCATGTCAGACGAACTTGGTGTTTGGAGGGGCCTTGAAATCTGGCTACAGTAATCTTTGTGGCCGTTGACGAAGTAGCcgcctctgtgctgggttaggtgTGAGCAGACCCTGCTGAGATGAAGCTCGCCATGGTGTGGTTTTGCTCAGGCTAACATTTGTCCTGCCTTCTGCATTCTCAGGACTTTAATGGCTTCCACACACGTGAACCACAACATCTACATCACGGAGGTAAAAACGGGCAAGTGCGTTCATTCCTTGGTTGGACATCGCCGCACTCCCTGGTGTGTCACCTTCCATCCCACTATCCCAGGCCTCATTGCTTCAGGATGCCTAGATGGGGAGGTTAGAATTTGGGATTTACACGTAAGTCCTTTCTGAAACATGCATGCCTTTGGTACCTGGTGGGTGGTGACTTGTTTGGGTCAGAGCTTGCTTCCCAAATATCACCTGCTAAGAGCCGTTTGGAGGCTCTGCTGGGATCTGCATAGAACAGATTATAGCTGCCCTCTCTTGTCTAGAGAGGAGGAAACAGATTCAGTCATGGCAGGTAGGGTGTGCTCCCTAGCTGTGCCTGTTCATTTGGTTAGAGTGGTACAGATGAAGCTGGAGAACTTTGTGCAAGGTGCCTGTTTAGTTTGTCAAAGATGTGCCATTTTGCATTCCTCTGACTGTATCTGAGCTCTGTTGgacaagctgctgctcctccaatTCTACCTAGTCCGGTGGGTGGCACAGGGACAAAACACATGTGCTTTCCTGTGCGTTGCTACAGGCTGTTTGTGAGACCCTTACCTTTAAAACTACATCTGTGGTCATTGTCACAAGGAGTGCTACGTTCTAGGTATGGCACACGAGCTTGTGTGAGAGCAGCTGTCGCTGCTGAGAAAACTTGTCACTTCTGTGCTCCAGGCAGGGTCTTGGAGAGATGGCACATGCACGAAAACCTAATGGTCTCAAACTTTGTCATAAACTGCTTGTGGTTCTTGACTCCTCACTCAGGGCGGAAGTGAGAGCTGGTTCACAGACAGCAACAACGCCATCGCATCGCTCGCTTTCCATCCTacggctcagctcctgctgatcGCCACTGCCAATGAGATTCACTTCTGGGACTGGAGCCGCCGGGAGCCCTTTGCAGTGGTGAAAACGGCCAGTGAAATGGAGCGGGTCAGGTGAGTTCCCACGGCCAGGGGAAGGAACATGTCCACGTGAAAAAGGGTCAGGTTTGGGGAACGTGAGGGGCTCctctgggatgctgcagccccCACGCTGTGGCAGCGGAGACAAGCATAGGTTGCAGCTCTTGTTTGGCTTGGCAGTtctgtgggcagggagaaagGCTGTTGGAGGTAGCAGATCAGCTTGGTTGTTCTTGTTTGCCATCGGATGTGTGCCCAGTAAATGCCCAGCAGctacttcttcctcagatgTGATCTTAATTAAATGTGTCGGCTATAAGGATGAGAGAACCCACAAGTTGCTGAGAGAGAGTGCTGAGTATTTCTGGATGCAGTTacagaggcagctgtgttgCCAGAAACTTATTTGGAGCAATTTAATATATGACAATGATGTGACATTCAAGGCAAGTTAGTCTCTCCTTATGTACCAGATTCCAATTTATAATACATACCTACATATTCTTGGCTATTTCAGTTGATACAGCAGTACTTGCTTCCAGCTTTTAACTTCTGTATAGTGTTTCTGTGGACTACAAAATAGCTGCAGTCTTCAGCTTGATAAgtatgttttcttctttttaatgcaTAAACTTTCTGACACCCTTCAGAAGGTGATGATGGTAGTGTAGCAATGTTCTGTTGGCAAATGTTTCACATGGGGGGGTTTTCTTCCCTGCTGTATCCAGCTTCCTGTGCCATTGTGGAATGTGAACTGATGATTAATACTCTggctctgctttttgttttagGCTGGTACGGTTTGATCCCTTGGGACACTACTTGCTCACGGCGATTGTTAACCCTTCTAACCAGCAGGTGAGTGGAATGTCAGTATCTGTATTGACTGGCTAATTTCAAGATCATTTATATACATTAACCTTAGTCTGGTCCTGAGCAGCCTTGTGCTTTTCTGAGAACCTTTCTGAGTCCTTCTAAGATGAGTTTTGTCTCACCTTAATTTGTCGCAGGGTTGTTCTTGTGTTATCTGCAGAGCTGTTAAAATGCTGGCCAAAGTGTGCTTGTTTTGCCTTCACTGTTTCATTAGTGGTGGGGCAGATTCCCCGACGGCCCTGTTATCTTCGCATCCAGCAGAACATCACAACACATGTGAGGTATTAAcaatgctccctgctgctgctgaccctcAGATGCTGATGCTTCTGTTTGTATGAACAGTGTATTGTCAAAGCTCACTGGGCTGTAGGGAGCGTTTGTCTGGATCCATAAAGCGAACTTTGGAATGACCTTAGCTGATTTCATGCAAGTTGAGGCGTCTAGAAAGGGACTTAACACATCCTTTCATCTCTCTGGGGCGGCAGCTGACTTTCTGCTGTTTATTTGGAGGTAGAGGATTTTGCTGTGAGGTGACTGAACTTTGATTGCTTCCTTCTGCAGAGTGATGAGGAAGTGGAAATCTCCGTGGACAGCACCGAGATGCCGCACTATCGCCAGCGCGCCATCCTTCCGTCTCAGCCCGTGAGGCGCACACCCCTCCTCCACAACTTCCTGCATATGTTGTCCTCCCGCTCCTCGGGCATACAGGTGGGAGAGCAAAACAATGTTCAAGACTCTGCTACCCCATCCCCTCCACcgcctccaccaccaccacctccgcCTCCAGCCAGTGAGAACACAAGGGCATCTGTGTATAACAGGCTCCGGGAGCGTGTCAGCTATCCCACAGCagagtgctgccagcacctggggaTGTTGTGCCTTTGCAGCCGATGCTCTAGTGCAAGActtccttcttctctcttcccacACCAGGAGAACGCGCCCTCCACGTCTTCTGGGGCCACTGGCActtccttctcctctgtgcAGACAGAGCCTtaccagcccccagagcaggcaTCCGTAgcgcaggaggagcaggggataCTTAACAGGCCCTCTGCTTTCAGCACAgttcagagcagcactgctggcaacACCCTACGCAACCTTAGCCTGGGCCCCACGCGGAGGTCCCTCAGCGGGCCCTTGGCAGGCCACCAGTCCCGGTACCAACAGTCTGCAAGAGAAATGGCTTCGGGCTTAGGTGGGTCTGACTGGTCCAGGACAGTGTTGAACATGAGCTCTCGGTCAGAGCTGGAAGCCATGCCTCCCCCTAGGACCAGTGCCTCCTCCGTGAGCTTGCTGTCGGTGCTGAGACAGCAGGAGGGAGGTTCCCAGGCATCGGTCTATACCTCTGCAACGGAAGGGAGGGGCTTCCTGGCCCCAGGGGCTGAGGCGGACAGTGGTGGTAGCGCTGGCCCGAGCAATCCGGCCAGCATCCGTAATGAGCTCCAGTGTGATTTGAGGCGATTCTTCCTGGAATATGACCGGCTTCAGGAGTTAGATCAGGGGATTGGTGGGGAGCCCAGCCAGTCGCAGCAGGCTCAAGAAATGCTCAACAACAACATTGAGCCTGATCGGCCGGGTCCCTCCCATCAGCAAACTCCACACAGCAGTGAAAACAATTCCACTTTGTCCCGGGGGCACCTGAACCGCTGTCGCGCTTGTCATAACCTGCTGACCTTTAACAATGACACGCTGCGCTGGGAGAGAAGCACGCCTAGCTACACACCAGGGCAGGTCCAAAGCACGTTTGAGGGTGTGCCTCCAAATACCAGCcaggtgcagcctgcagagagaaccgagggcagagctcctgcctctagcaggctgcagctgggcagctcttcCACCCCGCAGGAGGAGAGGACCGTGGGAGTGGTCTTTAACCAGGAGACGGGGCACTGGGAAAGAGTTTACAGCCAGTCGGCTTCAAGCAGACCTGGGAATGTATCACAGGAGGCCTTAAACCAGGAAATGCCTGAGGAAAGCTCAGAGGAGGATTCACTCAGGAGGTAAGATTTATGCTTGGCCTTCCTCctctatttattttcttaaactTTTCCCATCTAGTCTGAGTTC
Proteins encoded in this region:
- the AMBRA1 gene encoding activating molecule in BECN1-regulated autophagy protein 1 isoform X1, translated to MKVVPEKNAVRILWGRERGTQALGAQRLLQELVEDKTRWMKWEGKKVELPDSPRSTFLLAFSPDRTLMASTHVNHNIYITEVKTGKCVHSLVGHRRTPWCVTFHPTIPGLIASGCLDGEVRIWDLHGGSESWFTDSNNAIASLAFHPTAQLLLIATANEIHFWDWSRREPFAVVKTASEMERVRLVRFDPLGHYLLTAIVNPSNQQSDEEVEISVDSTEMPHYRQRAILPSQPVRRTPLLHNFLHMLSSRSSGIQVGEQNNVQDSATPSPPPPPPPPPPPPASENTRASVYNRLRERVSYPTAECCQHLGMLCLCSRCSSARLPSSLFPHQENAPSTSSGATGTSFSSVQTEPYQPPEQASVAQEEQGILNRPSAFSTVQSSTAGNTLRNLSLGPTRRSLSGPLAGHQSRYQQSAREMASGLGGSDWSRTVLNMSSRSELEAMPPPRTSASSVSLLSVLRQQEGGSQASVYTSATEGRGFLAPGAEADSGGSAGPSNPASIRNELQCDLRRFFLEYDRLQELDQGIGGEPSQSQQAQEMLNNNIEPDRPGPSHQQTPHSSENNSTLSRGHLNRCRACHNLLTFNNDTLRWERSTPSYTPGQVQSTFEGVPPNTSQVQPAERTEGRAPASSRLQLGSSSTPQEERTVGVVFNQETGHWERVYSQSASSRPGNVSQEALNQEMPEESSEEDSLRRRLLESSLISLSRYDGAGSREHPIYPDPARLSPAAYYAQRMIQYLSRRDSIRQRSMRYQQNRLRSSSSSSTSESSSPAVEGNELEFEDFERDNGDRSRHRAPRNARMSAPSLGRFVPRRFLLPEYLPYAGIFHERGQPGLATHSSVNRVLAGAVIGDGQSAVASNIANTTYRLQWWDFTKFDLPEISNASVNVLVQNCKIYNDASCDISADGQLLAAFIPSSQRGFPDEGILAVYSLAPHNLGEMLYTKRFGPNAISVSLSPMGRYVMVGLASRRILLHPSTEHMVAQVFRLQQPHGGETSMRRVFNVLYPMPADQRRHVSINSARWLPEPGLGLAYGTNKGDLVICRPEALNSGIEYHWDQLNENVFAVHSSSRSAERPGTSRATWRTDRDMGLMNAIGLQPRNPPTSVTSQGTQTLAPQLQNAETQTEREVQEQESASAGTGEGEGPDYGGSGEDALSRIQRLMAEGGMTAVVQREQSTTMASMGGFGNNIIVSHRIHRSSQTGAESTLAEGTSAQQSTSQQLAAELEGRILSESMQVSEHGLSPRTAPGGNEGHGAGDLGLPEQAQSSMDTEGPIEYSDLTNNNHLPDSTNFYNNDSTSGESRNR
- the AMBRA1 gene encoding activating molecule in BECN1-regulated autophagy protein 1 isoform X2, producing the protein MKVVPEKNAVRILWGRERGTQALGAQRLLQELVEDKTRWMKWEGKKVELPDSPRSTFLLAFSPDRTLMASTHVNHNIYITEVKTGKCVHSLVGHRRTPWCVTFHPTIPGLIASGCLDGEVRIWDLHGGSESWFTDSNNAIASLAFHPTAQLLLIATANEIHFWDWSRREPFAVVKTASEMERVRLVRFDPLGHYLLTAIVNPSNQQSDEEVEISVDSTEMPHYRQRAILPSQPVRRTPLLHNFLHMLSSRSSGIQVGEQNNVQDSATPSPPPPPPPPPPPPASENTRASVYNRLRERVSYPTAECCQHLGMLCLCSRCSSARLPSSLFPHQENAPSTSSGATGTSFSSVQTEPYQPPEQASVAQEEQGILNRPSAFSTVQSSTAGNTLRNLSLGPTRRSLSGPLAGHQSRYQQSAREMASGLGGSDWSRTVLNMSSRSELEAMPPPRTSASSVSLLSVLRQQEGGSQASVYTSATEGRGFLAPGAEADSGGSAGPSNPASIRNELQCDLRRFFLEYDRLQELDQGIGGEPSQSQQAQEMLNNNIEPDRPGPSHQQTPHSSENNSTLSRGHLNRCRACHNLLTFNNDTLRWERSTPSYTPGQVQSTFEGVPPNTSQVQPAERTEGRAPASSRLQLGSSSTPQEERTVGVVFNQETGHWERVYSQSASSRPGNVSQEALNQEMPEESSEEDSLRRRLLESSLISLSRYDGAGSREHPIYPDPARLSPAAYYAQRMIQYLSRRDSIRQRSMRYQQNRLRSSSSSSTSESSSPAVEGNELEFEDFEDNGDRSRHRAPRNARMSAPSLGRFVPRRFLLPEYLPYAGIFHERGQPGLATHSSVNRVLAGAVIGDGQSAVASNIANTTYRLQWWDFTKFDLPEISNASVNVLVQNCKIYNDASCDISADGQLLAAFIPSSQRGFPDEGILAVYSLAPHNLGEMLYTKRFGPNAISVSLSPMGRYVMVGLASRRILLHPSTEHMVAQVFRLQQPHGGETSMRRVFNVLYPMPADQRRHVSINSARWLPEPGLGLAYGTNKGDLVICRPEALNSGIEYHWDQLNENVFAVHSSSRSAERPGTSRATWRTDRDMGLMNAIGLQPRNPPTSVTSQGTQTLAPQLQNAETQTEREVQEQESASAGTGEGEGPDYGGSGEDALSRIQRLMAEGGMTAVVQREQSTTMASMGGFGNNIIVSHRIHRSSQTGAESTLAEGTSAQQSTSQQLAAELEGRILSESMQVSEHGLSPRTAPGGNEGHGAGDLGLPEQAQSSMDTEGPIEYSDLTNNNHLPDSTNFYNNDSTSGESRNR